The stretch of DNA CAGGCGGTCGATGTCGGCGTCGGGGTCGCTGTCGAAACGCTGTGCCAGGCCGGCACTTACCGCAGCCAGCGCATTGCGGATGGCGAGCGCCTGGTCACCAGTCTCCTGCGCCGCCGGTCGCGCCGCCGATCCTGCGGTGGATCCGGCGTCGGCGACCGGAGCCGTCATAGGTCGTTGTCGTCCCCGGGCACGCGGGTCAGGATCTCGACCCCGTCGTCGGTGACCACGACCGTGTGCTCCCACTGCGCCGAGAGCTTGCGGTCCTTGGTGACCACGGTCCAGCCGTCGGGCAGCAGCTTGGTGTGGCGCGCGCCCTCGTTGATCATCGGCTCGATCGTGAAGGTCATGCCGGGCTTGAGCACCAGCCCTTCGCCGGCGCGGCCGTAATGCAGCACCTGCGGGTCTTCGTGGTAGATCCGGCCGATGCCGTGGCCGCAGTACTCGCGCACCACGCTGAAGCGTTCGGCTTCGGCGAACTGCTGGATCGCCGCGCCGATGTCGCCCAGGGTCGCGCCCGGACGAACCGTGCGGATACCGCGGAACATCGCCTCGCGGGTCACGTCGACCAGGCGCTTTGCCATGACCGACGGCTCGCCGACCATGTACATGCGGCTGGTGTCGCCGTGCCAGCCGTCCTTGATCACGGTGACGTCGATATTGACGATGTCGCCGTCCTTGAGGACCTTGCCCGGGCTGGGGATGCCGTGGCAGATGACGTTGTTGACCGAGGTGCAGACGGTCTTCGGGAAGCCTTTGTAGCCGACGTTGGCCGGTATGGCCTTCTGCACGTTGACGATATGATCGTGGCAGATGCGGTCCAGCTCCTCGGTGGTCACGCCCGCCTTGACATGCGGGGCGACGACCTGCAGGACCTCGGCGGCCAGGCGGCCGGCGACGCGCATCTTCTCGATCTCTTCTTGGGTCTTGATGGTGATGGCCATGGCGCCATTATCGCCTATCTGCGGCCCGTTCAGGGTCCAACCGACCCCCAGCTTGCCCGTAACAGTCTGTTACCGCTACAATTCCGCGGCTTGGTCGGGCCCTCGTGCCCTTCCATCCGCCCACGCCGGGCGCAGCAACCGGGCCAGCAGGCCCCGAGCAGGCGAATACACACCCGCTGCAACCCTTCGTGCCGGGGTGCCTGCGGTCCTTCGGGACCAACAGGTTCGGTCACGGACGCAGCGGGGAGGCCCAACCCCGGAACCATCGCCCCCGGCCCTGCCGCGGGCAGCCGCCATACCCTACCCGGCGGCCGGTTCCACTGCCTTGGAGTTTTGCAATGCCCCAGATCACCATGCGCCAGATGCTCGAAGCAGGCGTCCACTTCGGCCACCAGACCCGTTACTGGAACCCGAAGATGGGTCCGTACATCTTCGGCGCCCGCGGCAAGATCCACATCATCAACCTCGAGAAGACCGTTCCGCTCTTCAATGACGCGATGAACTTCATCTCGGGCATCGCCCAGAAGCGCGGCATGATCCTGTTCCTCGGCACCAAGCGCAGCGCGCGCGAAGCCATCAAGGAAGAAGCCGAGCGTTGCAACATGCCGTACATGACCCAGCGCTGGCTGGGCGGCACGCTGACCAACTTCCGCACCGTCAAGCAGTCGGTGCAGCGCCTGAAGGACCTGGAAGCAGCCGAGACCGATGGCACCTTCCAGAAGCTGGTCAAGCACGAAGTGCTGGGCCTGCGCCGTGAGCGCGACAAGCTGGAAGCCTCGCTGGGCGGCATCAAGGAAATGAACCGTCTGCCCGACGCGCTGTTCGTGATCGACATCGGCCACGAAGACATCGCGATCAAGGAAGCCAAGAAGCTCGGCATCCCGGTCATCGCCGTCGTCGACACCAACTACGATCCGGCCCTGGTCGACTACGCCATCCCGGGTAACGACGACGCCATCCGCGCCGTGCAGCTGTACGCCCGTGCCGCCGCAGACGCCGTGCTGGAAGGCAAGGCCGCTGCGCCGACGCCGGCTGGCGTGCGCGAGGAAGACTTCGCCGAAGCCGCCGCCGAAGGCGAAGAGAACGGCGCCGAGCGCAAGGCCCCGCGTGGCCGCGCCCCGGCCAAGAAGGCACCGGCCAAGAAGGCCGACGCCGCCGAGTAAGACCGGCGTCATGCGGCCGCGCGATCATGCGCGGTCGCATCGCTTTGGTCGTACTGCAACGTTTCGCGGACGCGCCACGCACCGGCCAGCAATGGCCTGAGCGAACTTTGGCGCCATCCGCACATCCAACGAATTCCGAGGTAAACCCCATGGCTGAAATCACCGCTTCCCTCGTCAAGGAACTGCGCGAGCGCACCGGCGCCGGCATGATGGAGTGCAAGAAGGCACTCGTCGAAAACAATGGCGACATCGACGCTGCCGCCGAATGGCTGCGCAAGTCGGGTCTGGCCAAGGCCGACAAGAAGGCCGATCGCGTCGCTGCCGAAGGCCGCATCGCGGTTGCCCAGGACGGCGGCAAGGCCGTGCTGGTCGAGATCAACTCCGAGACCGACTTCGTCGCCAAGGATGACAACTTCCTGGGCTTCACCGAAGCCGTCGCCAAGGCCGCCCTGGCCTCCGGCGCCGCCGACGCCGAAGCACTGAAGTCGGCCAAGGTCGACGGCGGACAGACCGTCGAGGAAACCCGCGCCGCCGTCATCTCCAAGGTCGGCGAGAACGTGCAGGTCCGTCGCCTCGCCCGCGTCGACAGCGCCAACAACGTTGCCGCGTACGTCCACGGCGGCCGCATCGGCGTGCTGGTCGAGGTCAAGGGTGGCGACATCGAACTGGCCCGTGGCATCGCCATGCACGTTGCCGCCATGAACCCGCCGCACATCAAGGCTTCCGACGTCCCGGCCGAGTTCGTGGCCAAGGAAAAGGAAATCGAGCTGGCCAAGATGTCCGAGAAGGACAAGGCCAAGCCGGCCGAGATCCTCGAGAAGATCATCAGCGGCAAGATCGCCAAGATCGTCAACGAGGTCACGCTGTACGGCCAGCCGTACGTGCTCAACACCGACCAGACCGTCGAGCAGGTCCTCAAGGCCGCTGGCGCCGACGTCGTCACCATGCAGCGCCTTGCTGTTGGCGAAGGCATCGAGAAGGTGGTCGAGGACTACGCTGCCGAAGTGATGAAGCAGGCCGGCCTGGCGTAAGCCACCGGCGCCACATCGGCGCATGCAACAACAGAAAGGCCGCGAGCAATCGCGGCCTTTCTGCTTTGGGGCGAGGCTTGGCGCCCGCCCTCACCGATCAGAAGCTGAGGGTGTAGCGCGCGTTCATGCCGTGATCGCGGGATTCGTCGGCGAACTGGCCGCTGTAGCTCAACTCGACCAGGCCGTTGCGACTCACCCGCGCCCCCAGACCGACCTCCGCCAGGTTCGCGTTCTCGGCCAACGGAGTGCCGAGGACATCGAACGCTCCGCCGCCCTGCCAGGCCAGCGACGCCGTCGACGACAGATCGCCACTGGCATGGCGACGACCGAGTCCACCGCGCAGGCTCAGCCAGCTTTCCTTCTGTTCGGCAGCCCTGAGGTTGAGGTTGAAGCGCAGTCCAAGGGTTGCCAGATTCACGCGACTGTCTTCGACCTGCCCGGCCAGAGCGGCAACGCCACCGCGTTCGACAACGTCATCCGAGCTAGTGCGGACCTGGGCGAACTGACCGTACGGCTCCCATTCCCAGGCGCCGGCAGCCCAGCGATAACCGCCTTCGATATACGCCTGACGGGTGTCGGCATCGTAGTCGGCACGGGTCCGGTCCTGCACGCCAGGAAACGCGATCGTCCGCTCGCCGTCGACGTCGTGCGCCGCATAGCCCCAACCTGCGCGCAGGCCGAACCCGCCCCAGGCCTGACCCGCATACAGGCCAACGTGGCGCGTGTTGATGTCACCCTTCGACTGCCGGCTCGGCAACTGCACGTCATCGCGACCAAGGCCACCGAGCACACCCACGCGGAAACCGTTGTCGAAACGGAAGTCGTAACCGAGCAGCGTGGAACTGCCGTTGTAGTCGATCTCGCCGGCATTGCCGTCGGCGTGCAGCGTGCCGCCGCTGCCGAGCACCTGGATCCATGCTGCCGACGGCGCATCACCATTGGCCGGCGCGAACTCGCCGGCGCCGGCCCGTGCCCGGACCAGGGCGGCGTCCCGGACGTGGCGACTGCCCTCGATCAGGACCGACTGAACACTGGGGTAGAGCTCGCCACTCAGCGAATCGAATGCCTGGATGGCCTGGTGCGGGAACAATTGCGTGAGGGTCTGCGCCAGACGTGCATTGAGTGGCAGAACGTCTGCGGACATCGCGACCGAGCGCTGGTTGCGCGTGCGCGCGGCCGTCGCGAGCGCCAGGCCGCGGGCGACGTCGACATTCACCGAGTTCGCGCCGTAGTTGAAACCGAACTTCAGGAATGGCGAAATCGCCGAGGCATCGATGCTGGCAAACCGACCCGACACGCCGTCGGTCGCGGTGAGGATGTTGAAGCGCTGCCCCAGCAGGTACCGCCCCGGCGCATTGAACACCCGCACCGTTCCGCCAAGCAGGTTGGCACGTCCGGTGACATCGATAAGATCCGAGGCGGATGGCGCCGCGATCTCGGCCTCGTAGAACGAACCCGGTGCCTGGGTGTAGGTGCCCACGATGTGCAGCGCGCCGATCGAATTGCCCGGAGCGATCGTTCCCTCGACTACGGTGTCACCCAAGGTGCCGTTGCCATGCAGGCTGCCGCCTTTCGCGATCCGCGTGGCGCCGTCGGCCACTCGTCCTTGGACGCTCGCGACGCCGCTGTTCACGAGCAGGTCGGTGCTGGCGAGCTTTCCGTTGAGCACGAACAGGCCGCCATTGACCTCGACCTTGCCCAGGCGGTTATCGGAATCCAGTTCGAGCACGCCCTGCCTGACGTCGAGGCCGCCGAAGGTGTTCTTGCCACTCAGCCGCAACCAGCCCACGCCCGACTTGGTCAGCCGACCGCTGCCGCCGATATCGTTGCGCCAATCGTCCCAGGCCTCGCCTCCCCAGACCTTGATGCCGCCAGCACGCTGGTTCATCACCACGTTGGTATCGACGCGGATCTGGCCTCGACCGTCGATCGCCTTCTCCAGGTTGACCAGGCCCCAGCCGTAGACATCGTCGACGCCAGGCGCACCCAGGTCGGTGGTCGTGGTCAGCAGGACATCGCGCACCTGCGCATTATTCAGGTAC from Lysobacter arenosi encodes:
- the tsf gene encoding translation elongation factor Ts, yielding MAEITASLVKELRERTGAGMMECKKALVENNGDIDAAAEWLRKSGLAKADKKADRVAAEGRIAVAQDGGKAVLVEINSETDFVAKDDNFLGFTEAVAKAALASGAADAEALKSAKVDGGQTVEETRAAVISKVGENVQVRRLARVDSANNVAAYVHGGRIGVLVEVKGGDIELARGIAMHVAAMNPPHIKASDVPAEFVAKEKEIELAKMSEKDKAKPAEILEKIISGKIAKIVNEVTLYGQPYVLNTDQTVEQVLKAAGADVVTMQRLAVGEGIEKVVEDYAAEVMKQAGLA
- the map gene encoding type I methionyl aminopeptidase; translation: MAITIKTQEEIEKMRVAGRLAAEVLQVVAPHVKAGVTTEELDRICHDHIVNVQKAIPANVGYKGFPKTVCTSVNNVICHGIPSPGKVLKDGDIVNIDVTVIKDGWHGDTSRMYMVGEPSVMAKRLVDVTREAMFRGIRTVRPGATLGDIGAAIQQFAEAERFSVVREYCGHGIGRIYHEDPQVLHYGRAGEGLVLKPGMTFTIEPMINEGARHTKLLPDGWTVVTKDRKLSAQWEHTVVVTDDGVEILTRVPGDDNDL
- a CDS encoding autotransporter domain-containing protein — encoded protein: MSHKASSTIPGKASRTHARSALSTAIAGAIFFGGLATASAQGAGRETGRTGDPASWRTEEFKADWGLAAIRAEYAYARGLSGRGVRTGIFDSGTGLEHPEFAGKDHRSLQIADTLADGSRCTNTTFLSGPGACFSSRGDEVAVDYVRFHDSVPERIREIIRNGNYVQPGFNYNSHGTHVGGTIVANRDGQGTHGVAFGADLTTARLFFNSARQWQPNPRGGYSVVDLPGVGPDVSAFADMYQQMNAQGVRAINHSWGFAFEPDTVELLDAYLTDPELASYWKVIADGSRARGLIQVWAAGNTDAATASPAESPFAGAHATLPRAFADIEPYWLSVVNVDRELVLSNRSNKCGFSMNWCLAAPGSDIQSTVYGGDQRTQGEVKTNPDGSISLEVRTRLPAFEYAQYSGTSMAAPHVTGSLALLIERFPYLNNAQVRDVLLTTTTDLGAPGVDDVYGWGLVNLEKAIDGRGQIRVDTNVVMNQRAGGIKVWGGEAWDDWRNDIGGSGRLTKSGVGWLRLSGKNTFGGLDVRQGVLELDSDNRLGKVEVNGGLFVLNGKLASTDLLVNSGVASVQGRVADGATRIAKGGSLHGNGTLGDTVVEGTIAPGNSIGALHIVGTYTQAPGSFYEAEIAAPSASDLIDVTGRANLLGGTVRVFNAPGRYLLGQRFNILTATDGVSGRFASIDASAISPFLKFGFNYGANSVNVDVARGLALATAARTRNQRSVAMSADVLPLNARLAQTLTQLFPHQAIQAFDSLSGELYPSVQSVLIEGSRHVRDAALVRARAGAGEFAPANGDAPSAAWIQVLGSGGTLHADGNAGEIDYNGSSTLLGYDFRFDNGFRVGVLGGLGRDDVQLPSRQSKGDINTRHVGLYAGQAWGGFGLRAGWGYAAHDVDGERTIAFPGVQDRTRADYDADTRQAYIEGGYRWAAGAWEWEPYGQFAQVRTSSDDVVERGGVAALAGQVEDSRVNLATLGLRFNLNLRAAEQKESWLSLRGGLGRRHASGDLSSTASLAWQGGGAFDVLGTPLAENANLAEVGLGARVSRNGLVELSYSGQFADESRDHGMNARYTLSF
- the rpsB gene encoding 30S ribosomal protein S2 encodes the protein MPQITMRQMLEAGVHFGHQTRYWNPKMGPYIFGARGKIHIINLEKTVPLFNDAMNFISGIAQKRGMILFLGTKRSAREAIKEEAERCNMPYMTQRWLGGTLTNFRTVKQSVQRLKDLEAAETDGTFQKLVKHEVLGLRRERDKLEASLGGIKEMNRLPDALFVIDIGHEDIAIKEAKKLGIPVIAVVDTNYDPALVDYAIPGNDDAIRAVQLYARAAADAVLEGKAAAPTPAGVREEDFAEAAAEGEENGAERKAPRGRAPAKKAPAKKADAAE